A genomic segment from Peribacillus sp. ACCC06369 encodes:
- a CDS encoding excisionase family DNA-binding protein: protein MYLTIKETAEYLSMPESYIESLIVQNKIRTVHDGEQHLIFKEQFNMHLEQMEKYKKQLADYYNEPIPEDIDVKDED, encoded by the coding sequence ATGTACTTGACAATTAAAGAGACTGCGGAATATTTATCGATGCCGGAATCTTATATAGAAAGTTTGATCGTTCAAAATAAAATTCGCACCGTTCATGACGGTGAGCAGCATTTGATTTTTAAAGAGCAGTTTAATATGCATCTTGAACAGATGGAAAAATATAAGAAGCAATTGGCGGATTATTATAACGAACCCATTCCCGAAGATATCGATGTGAAGGATGAAGATTAG
- a CDS encoding AI-2E family transporter gives MVKEYLQSEGFSRLITLIVLVLFLISIGSMVNIVLFTFVFTFLMGRLEQFIMIRLDKVMHINSKVVISFLYAVVISSLAIVLYKYLPVITLQFTELVTQIVFFFQHPPDSRVIQYAINLMNELESPLDLQKQMNTLYLYISDFGKLAFQIFISMLLSLFFLLEKDKIIRFTSKFKRAKFKSFFINLGHFGVKFINSFGKVIEVQFLIAITNAVLSVTFLWILGFPQLLGLGIMIFFLGLIPVAGVIISLIPLSMIAYSIGGMPKVIAVLIMIVVIHAIESYILNPKFMSAKTNLPTFFTFIILLFSEHFLGIWGLIIGIPIFIFLLDMLDIEEGNKEVP, from the coding sequence GTGGTAAAAGAGTATTTGCAAAGCGAAGGTTTTTCAAGGTTAATTACATTAATTGTGTTAGTCCTCTTTTTAATAAGCATCGGAAGTATGGTTAATATCGTGTTATTCACATTTGTTTTCACTTTCCTGATGGGAAGGCTGGAGCAATTTATCATGATTCGGCTGGATAAAGTGATGCATATCAATTCTAAGGTTGTTATAAGTTTTTTATATGCAGTCGTCATTTCTAGTTTAGCCATCGTTCTTTATAAATATCTACCGGTCATTACGCTACAATTCACGGAATTAGTCACACAGATCGTTTTCTTCTTTCAACATCCACCAGATAGCAGGGTCATTCAATATGCCATTAACTTAATGAACGAGCTGGAATCGCCGCTCGATCTTCAAAAACAGATGAATACACTCTATCTTTATATATCCGATTTCGGTAAACTGGCATTTCAAATTTTCATTTCCATGTTGCTTAGTCTATTTTTCTTATTGGAAAAAGATAAAATCATTCGCTTTACATCAAAATTCAAGCGTGCCAAATTTAAATCTTTCTTCATAAACCTAGGACACTTTGGCGTCAAATTCATCAATTCATTTGGAAAGGTGATTGAGGTCCAATTCTTGATAGCCATTACGAATGCTGTCCTATCGGTAACTTTCTTATGGATACTTGGCTTCCCTCAGTTGCTCGGTCTAGGAATCATGATTTTCTTCCTGGGTTTGATTCCGGTTGCAGGGGTCATCATCTCCCTCATTCCACTTAGCATGATAGCCTATAGTATCGGCGGCATGCCAAAAGTGATTGCTGTGCTCATCATGATTGTTGTGATCCACGCAATTGAAAGCTATATTTTAAATCCGAAATTCATGTCGGCAAAAACAAATCTTCCAACATTTTTCACCTTCATCATCCTCTTGTTTTCCGAGCATTTCCTAGGGATATGGGGATTGATCATCGGGATACCGATCTTCATCTTCCTTTTGGATATGTTAGATATTGAAGAGGGCAATAAGGAAGTTCCATAA
- a CDS encoding basic amino acid ABC transporter substrate-binding protein produces the protein MKKVSFLVFAMVASLLLVMTGCGKDKEVSTTSKEEESNGKTLRIVTDANYAPFEFLEGDKIVGFDVDFINAVAEEAGYEVKLESVGWDPIFVEIESKRADVAISAITVNDERKQSYDFSVPYFLSTNKILVPEKSDIKSGSELKGKVIAVQTGTTGQEAVEKLLGKNHKDIKKFENNNLAIQELLKGGASAVVADNTVVEEYVKNNPDQKLKVVEDSKSFNEEFYGLMFPKGSELKSEFDKAVNAIYENGKYAEIYKDWFGTDPDIETLKAQQ, from the coding sequence TTGAAAAAGGTTTCTTTTTTAGTGTTTGCCATGGTAGCTTCTTTGTTACTAGTCATGACAGGATGCGGAAAGGATAAAGAAGTCTCGACAACTAGTAAAGAAGAAGAGTCCAATGGAAAAACACTCAGAATCGTGACTGACGCCAATTATGCTCCATTTGAATTTCTTGAAGGCGATAAGATTGTAGGATTCGATGTTGATTTCATCAACGCCGTTGCTGAAGAAGCAGGTTATGAAGTTAAACTTGAAAGTGTTGGGTGGGACCCGATTTTTGTTGAAATCGAATCTAAGAGAGCGGATGTCGCAATTTCTGCGATTACAGTGAATGACGAAAGAAAACAATCTTATGATTTCTCGGTTCCATACTTTTTATCAACTAACAAGATTCTCGTTCCTGAGAAAAGTGATATAAAATCAGGAAGTGAATTGAAAGGGAAGGTCATTGCCGTTCAGACTGGTACAACTGGACAGGAAGCGGTAGAGAAACTCCTTGGAAAAAATCATAAGGACATCAAAAAGTTCGAAAACAATAACCTGGCCATTCAGGAATTACTGAAAGGTGGAGCTTCGGCTGTCGTAGCTGATAATACGGTTGTTGAGGAATATGTGAAAAATAACCCCGATCAAAAACTGAAAGTCGTTGAAGATAGCAAAAGTTTCAATGAGGAATTTTATGGTCTTATGTTCCCGAAAGGCAGTGAATTGAAATCGGAGTTCGATAAAGCTGTGAATGCCATTTATGAAAATGGAAAATATGCAGAAATTTATAAAGACTGGTTTGGTACTGATCCAGATATCGAAACATTGAAAGCACAACAATAA
- a CDS encoding amino acid ABC transporter permease, whose translation MSFRWDIIFEYAPFLLKGTLLTIGLSVSSILIGTFLGLLIGLGKIMRNKVLAFPFYCYVTVFRGTPLLVQIFLIHFGIVPFFTGETNAVTAGVIALSLNAAAYIAEIFRAGIQSIDKGQMEGSRSLGMTHTQTMIHVVLPQAFKRMIPPLGNEFIVLLKDSSLLCVIAAPELMYWGKAMGSQYFKVWEPYLACAFIYLFLTLILSFVLSRLERRLKTE comes from the coding sequence ATGAGTTTTCGCTGGGATATTATTTTTGAATATGCTCCTTTCTTATTAAAAGGAACACTGCTTACTATAGGGCTGTCGGTTTCCTCCATCCTCATCGGAACCTTCTTGGGGTTATTGATCGGTTTAGGGAAAATCATGAGAAACAAAGTGCTGGCCTTTCCATTTTACTGTTATGTCACGGTTTTTCGCGGAACACCGCTTTTAGTTCAAATCTTTTTAATCCATTTTGGAATTGTGCCCTTTTTTACCGGTGAAACGAATGCAGTAACCGCCGGGGTCATTGCTTTATCTTTAAATGCAGCCGCATATATTGCAGAAATTTTCCGTGCGGGCATTCAATCCATCGATAAAGGGCAAATGGAAGGATCACGTTCATTGGGGATGACCCATACCCAAACAATGATTCATGTTGTATTGCCTCAAGCTTTCAAACGAATGATCCCTCCTTTAGGAAATGAATTCATTGTATTATTGAAGGATTCGTCCCTGCTTTGTGTCATTGCAGCCCCGGAATTAATGTATTGGGGAAAGGCGATGGGGAGTCAGTACTTTAAAGTGTGGGAGCCATATTTGGCGTGTGCCTTCATCTATTTATTCCTTACGCTCATTTTAAGTTTCGTATTAAGTAGACTCGAAAGAAGGTTGAAAACAGAATGA
- a CDS encoding amino acid ABC transporter ATP-binding protein, translating into MIKVENLKKSFGENEVLKNINAIVSPQEVVVVIGPSGSGKSTFLRCINQLETITGGHIFIEGLDTTDKKVNINKVRTEVGMVFQHFNLFPHKTVLDNIMLAPLKVRKISKEQASQRGMELLKKVGLAEKANAYPDSLSGGQKQRVAIARALAMEPKIMLFDEPTSALDPEMVGEVLEVMKQLAKEGMTMVVVTHEMGFAKEVGDRVIFMDEGYIIEENTPSEIFDNPQQERTKAFLSKVL; encoded by the coding sequence ATGATCAAGGTCGAGAATCTAAAGAAGTCATTTGGGGAAAATGAAGTATTGAAAAATATCAATGCAATCGTTTCCCCTCAGGAAGTAGTCGTTGTAATCGGGCCTTCTGGATCGGGTAAATCCACTTTCCTCAGGTGTATCAATCAACTTGAAACGATAACAGGAGGGCATATTTTCATCGAAGGACTTGATACGACAGACAAGAAGGTCAATATCAATAAAGTCCGAACGGAAGTTGGCATGGTATTTCAGCATTTTAACTTATTTCCACATAAGACTGTTCTTGATAATATTATGCTTGCGCCTCTAAAGGTCCGCAAGATTTCCAAAGAACAGGCTTCCCAAAGAGGGATGGAACTGCTTAAGAAAGTGGGGCTTGCCGAGAAAGCGAACGCATACCCGGATTCATTATCGGGGGGGCAAAAGCAACGCGTCGCAATAGCCAGGGCTTTGGCGATGGAACCAAAAATCATGTTATTCGACGAGCCGACTTCCGCTCTAGATCCGGAAATGGTCGGTGAAGTTCTTGAGGTCATGAAGCAACTTGCTAAGGAAGGTATGACCATGGTAGTGGTGACCCATGAGATGGGATTTGCAAAAGAAGTTGGTGATCGCGTCATTTTCATGGACGAAGGCTATATTATTGAAGAAAACACCCCCAGTGAGATTTTTGATAATCCCCAGCAGGAAAGAACCAAAGCCTTTTTGAGCAAAGTGCTTTAA
- a CDS encoding LysR family transcriptional regulator: MDIKHLQYFIEVTNFNSFTRAADHLFITQPTISKMIKNLETELGVELFDRSRKQLILTDAGRVVLEQAKLIDKAFHNLETEMDNLLGLKKGHIRIGLPPIIDASFFPRILSRFHEEYPNITFQLVEDGSKKIEESVQNDLIDIGVIVLPTNTALFHHFAFLEEDINLIVHPSHPDSCLEEIDLADLENESFILFNKDYVLRDLIISSCNEAGFSPHTVIESSRWDFIEEMVYCKLGVALLPESLCRHDERVKSIKVKNPSISWNLGFIWSKDHYLSYAAKEWLKYTRESLSRNE; this comes from the coding sequence ATGGATATTAAGCATTTGCAATACTTTATAGAGGTAACCAATTTCAATAGCTTCACTCGGGCTGCCGACCATTTATTCATTACCCAGCCGACCATCAGCAAGATGATTAAAAACCTGGAAACCGAGCTAGGTGTTGAGCTTTTTGATCGGTCGCGTAAGCAACTGATCTTGACCGATGCAGGCAGGGTTGTCTTGGAGCAGGCAAAATTGATAGATAAGGCCTTTCACAATTTAGAAACGGAAATGGACAATTTATTAGGTTTGAAAAAGGGACATATACGCATCGGCCTGCCGCCGATCATCGACGCTTCTTTCTTCCCCCGAATTCTTAGCCGTTTTCATGAGGAATATCCCAATATTACCTTTCAATTAGTAGAGGATGGTTCAAAAAAGATTGAAGAATCCGTCCAAAATGACTTAATTGATATAGGCGTTATTGTCCTGCCAACCAACACCGCACTTTTTCATCATTTTGCTTTTTTAGAAGAAGACATTAACTTGATTGTTCATCCCTCCCATCCAGATTCTTGTCTGGAAGAAATCGATTTGGCCGATTTGGAAAACGAGTCTTTCATCTTATTCAATAAGGATTACGTCCTTCGAGATCTCATCATTTCATCCTGTAATGAAGCCGGTTTTTCTCCACATACCGTTATTGAAAGCTCACGCTGGGATTTCATTGAGGAAATGGTTTACTGTAAACTTGGCGTTGCTCTATTACCTGAAAGTTTATGCCGTCATGATGAACGCGTGAAGTCAATCAAGGTTAAAAACCCCTCCATTAGTTGGAATTTGGGATTCATTTGGAGTAAGGACCATTACCTTTCATACGCTGCAAAAGAATGGCTGAAATATACGAGGGAATCGTTATCTCGTAACGAGTGA
- a CDS encoding universal stress protein, translating to MLCSKILVAYDESELALKSLEKAIELAKLDPTIEIQVLHAVTLPIKPNIYGNAFQEIEESMLNYGNEVIKKAEALLSEIPNESQTFVVEGSAITTLLEHAKSRNCDLIIMGSRGLSGFKEFLGSVSHYIVQHSPVPVLLVK from the coding sequence ATGCTATGCTCAAAAATATTAGTTGCTTACGATGAATCTGAATTGGCACTTAAATCTTTAGAAAAAGCGATTGAATTAGCCAAGTTGGATCCCACCATCGAAATCCAGGTGCTTCACGCTGTAACGTTGCCAATCAAACCAAATATATATGGCAATGCCTTTCAGGAAATTGAAGAATCCATGCTCAATTATGGAAATGAAGTGATAAAAAAAGCGGAAGCGTTATTATCAGAAATCCCGAATGAATCCCAAACATTTGTCGTAGAGGGTTCAGCCATCACGACTTTATTGGAACATGCAAAATCCCGTAATTGTGACCTTATCATCATGGGCAGCCGCGGATTGAGTGGTTTCAAGGAATTCCTAGGCAGCGTGAGCCACTATATCGTTCAACATTCCCCAGTGCCCGTCTTGTTGGTCAAATAA